CACTGAGGCCGGAGAATGGAGACGCTCACCGAGTATCTGAGACGCGGCGTGCTCGCCGGGGCGGTCGCGGGCGTCGCCTTCGGACTCCTGCTCGCGCTCGTCGCCAATCCCCTCGTCGGCGTCGCCGAGGGACTCGGCCACGGCGGGCACCACGCGCTCGACGGCCACGCCCACGCGAGCCAGGATCCGAGCGTCGTCTCCGCGACGGTGACGAACGCCGTGAGCGTCGTCTCGGGCGTCCTCTGGGGGATCCTCCTCGGCGGCGTCGTCTTCGGCGCCGGGTTCTACTTCCTCGAACCGATCCTCCCGGGCCGGGGCGCGACGCAGAGCTACCTCCTCTCGGCTGCGGGCTTCGTCACCGTCTCGGGCGCGCCGTGGCTGGTGCTGCCGCCCCGACCGCCGGGCGTCGTCGAGGCGCTCCCCGCCGACACGCGGACGCTGCTCTACGCCGGGATGATGGTACTGGGCGCGGCCGTCTGCCTGCTCTCGGGCGTCGCCTACGACCGCTTCCGGGCCGAGCGGAGCCGGTCCGTCGCGGTCGCCGGCGCGCTGCTTCCGTTCGGGCTCCTCGCGGTGCCCGCGGTGCTGGCGCCGGGGGCGTCCTCCGCGGCCGCCGAGAGCGCGCTGCCGCCCGAGCTGGCCGCGGGCTTCACGGGGCTGATCGTCCTCGGGCAGGCGCTGCTGTGGCTCCTGCTCGCGGGGACGCACGCGCGGCTCCGGCGAACGGGCGCCGAGAGCGGTTCCGGAACCGTCGGCGTCGACTCTCTGGCTGACTGATGCGCGATCGCACCGCCGAGGTCCGCGAGCGCGGCGTGTCCGACCACGTGCTGGTCTGCACGCACAAACGAGAAAGCGAGTACGCGGCCTGTGCGGAGGCCCACGGGCCGGCAGTCTACGAGGCGGTCGCCGAGTGGTTCCGC
This is a stretch of genomic DNA from Halobellus sp. MBLA0158. It encodes these proteins:
- a CDS encoding CbtA family protein, whose translation is METLTEYLRRGVLAGAVAGVAFGLLLALVANPLVGVAEGLGHGGHHALDGHAHASQDPSVVSATVTNAVSVVSGVLWGILLGGVVFGAGFYFLEPILPGRGATQSYLLSAAGFVTVSGAPWLVLPPRPPGVVEALPADTRTLLYAGMMVLGAAVCLLSGVAYDRFRAERSRSVAVAGALLPFGLLAVPAVLAPGASSAAAESALPPELAAGFTGLIVLGQALLWLLLAGTHARLRRTGAESGSGTVGVDSLAD